The window tattacTAAAACCCTGTCGGCAAAACTATAGCAACCAGATTAGAACGCATTGAGGTACCTACGAATTAATTTGCTTcggtaaaaaaaacacaaatatcACTCTAAACTTAAATGATTTGACAAATTCGACAAAAAAACAAGGTTGTGCGAAATCATGTAGCGAAAAAAGAGCGAAACTTTTATCCTTTCACCCAATCGCCTAAATGTCCTGCATCAGTTGATTCAAAGTTCCGAAACAAAGCAATCGCGATTAAGACAAAACATCCATACTTTTTGCATTCATTTACTTAGTTTCGAGATTATTTTGCACGCTGTATCGCACGCCACCTCATTCCAAGTTAAGTCTCGGGTCAGATCTTACTTGTTGATTACATTTGATTTGCTTGGACAAGATAACATAACATTTTATCAGTAATACCAGTGCCATTCTAAGAGGAAAATAGCTAGTGAATTGAATGAGAAATATGGAAATTCAAATAATATTGCTTCTGGTTACAGGTCGGTAAgcattttttgttgttttttgcgGTGTTTCCCTCTTTTTTATCAAGtttcctaagtaggtatatgaaatcGGTAGGACTTACTGAATAAAGTTAACTTAGGTAGTTCTGATCTGTAGGCGATGTCGTTTCTAACCATACTTGGTCTACGTTTCCAACTTAACAATTTGTTACCTTTACTGAGAGAATATTCGCAAGTCAAGAGAGATGTTAATTAGcataacataggtacctaacgcTAACGGTATTGTGGTAAACCGAATATCGGTGCGAAAATCTTTAAAGCTACAGGTAAAGTTTTAGGAGGGTAGAAAATAGAACTTTATTAACATACctagtatagtccgtacaaaagtGGTACAAAATGCCTCCTCacatgccattttaactctatgggtcagctgtcatgtcaaagtacGGTTCGCCCCATTTTAGTCTTTAAAATAACGACTAAAATCGAacttttaacttgaaattttacacaaaaagttaaaatggcgtgtgtggagttaaattttatgcgttataGTGTAGTTAGATGGCAGTGTCGACGTTAGTGTTcattagattaattatttaaaaaattaaaaaacgttGTTGTCGTTGTCATGTTGACGTTGACAATACCAATCCATGACTTAAGTCTTGTTgatctccataaacgtgacactggcgaaacactctgtgcccaactggcacacctaaaagccaataattgggaattgaattgaatcaaGTCTTGTTGACATTTGACTATTGTAAGCAATTTGAGaaaacaaattttatgattttatgttggttttaatttttttgtataaaacaaGGTAATTAATTGAGTGAAATTATgagcttttaaaaaatacataagcTGACTTTAAAACAGCATCTAAATTAATTTACGAGTCTAACATTTTCAACTAGTTTTATGCTAAACTTAGTTAATAAACTGCTTGATCTTTAAAACAGGTAAATATAATCATATTTCTACTAGATATgtgttacatatatttttagaaCAAAGAGCCTTCGTCCTCCCTAACTAGCACGCCGCAGTACGATGACGTGAGTTGGTTAATTTACTGGTAAAATGCGTTAACGATTCAGTCATAAGTACAAAGTGCTTTGTGTGTATAGTTACTGCCTAGTGCCTCGTATCCTAGTTACTGGGAGTATAGTTTGGGTATAAAGGTATTTCAAACTTGGAAATCATATAACAGGCACTTTTAACTTAATATTCTATGTGTATTGCTGTTTGTTTAAAtaagaaatttaatttaaagaacATTGACTGAAGTATAAATTGGCTGTTCTCAGGTGCAATAATGAGTGAAAATGGGTCTGCGCAAAGTATTGATCTCGAAAACTGGATGAGAGACCTGCCTGAGCAACTGAAGAGCAttccaattatttatttagccaTACCAGGtataaataatcaattttttctttatttgatCATTCAACTAAACAAAGCTTTATACtatttgtgtaggtacctacctgttgaATTAAAATTTGGTGACAGAACTTTGGCGTTGGCcttaaaattagtttttgcaACTATGTCTTTGTGGACTTTgtggataggtataggtatttaaaatcaaATAGAAATGCTAGGAAAATGTAAATATGTATCCTAAGTCtaataaaattagataaatattgtaaagaaactatattattattccaTTTTTAATAGGCATCAGAATTTTTAACATAAGCtcacaataatgttaatagacGGTGCTGTTATGGGATACCACAAGTATATATACATAGATACAGTAagcagcagaaaataatttatatccgcctttataatgacatttcggctttgtagagcgttgtccctgtcactcatacttatatgacgttttgtcagtctcaatgacagacagaacactctacaaatctgctatctccttctaaaggtcaatgtacattactattTGCCACATACTGTACTATGGTAAAGTATGAATTATATCTAATTTTCAGGCAGTCATGATTCAATGACTTATGGAATAACAAGAAACAATAGCCTAGCGCCTGACGCAGAGCCCATACTAAAGAAACTGTACCCATTATTCAAAGGTACGATCTTACGATGGACAATAACACAGGCCATCGATGCCTTACAGCAACTTCTCATTGGCATTAGGTACTTCATTCACTGTCTAAACACCGATTAAAGCTTGAGTCGAACTGATACCAAATACCATACTGGATGCGGGAAGTGATTCTCTCACGCAGATTGCATCAGTGAACTTGTATATATACctagatatatttatttattgtctcCACAATACTACCGATTACtaccgatattataaatgcaaaagtgtgcttttgatggtttattggttcgttcttcaatcacgtcacaacagatAGACGGGCTTTTGCATGGTATAGTTAAAACCTGAGAGTGATAGGCTGCCTTTCATCATGGGAaacaaaagagttcccacaggatttctaaaaacctaatttatcatcatcatgatcaacctatcgccggctcactacagagcatgggtctcctctcagactgagaaggttttggccatagtctaccacgctggccatgtgcggattggtagacttcacacacccttgagaacattatggagaactctcaggcatgcaggttttcttacgatgttttccttcaccggtaaagcaagtgatatttaattaattaaagcgcacataactccgaaaagttagaggtgcgggcccgggatcgaacccccgacctccgattagaaggcggacgtcctaatcactaggctataacagcccagcaaaacctaaatgcatgcggataaagtcacaggcatcagctagtgtaaataATCTTACTGGCTACTTTGCTATAATAGTAATAATGCGATGCTTTGTGCTTAAAGTAGATAAAAGCCTATTTCAAGACACTGTATGGATGTACATGTCCAAATTAAGTAATGATCATATTACATActagatgcccacgacttcgaccGTGTAGATTTCTttctttttccgggataaaaaaagcctatgtccttccctgggatgtaagctaactctataccaaacttcatcaaaattgggtaaaactgtgaaaagctaatggacagacacacttactttcgcatttataatattagtatggatgagcaACTTTCATCCCATATCTTGTGCAGGATTCACCTCAATTTGACTGAAGCTTTAAAAAAAGATGGACATGAAATGTGCAATGTTTTAACAGAAATCAATATAAAAACATTTGTCATACCATGTACAATTTGTGGCTCCAGTTTTCTGAAAATttcatgtaaaaaaattatttccatTGCTCTgtccatctttttcttttaatctgtgtcttatattttgtatattgaagtttattattttaaaacaaaaattatgcaAAAAAGATATTATCAGTAAATAAAGTACCCTAAACAAATAACATTAGGTTTTGCTTTATTCTaaaccaaaacaaaaaattagtTAATATTTGTAGGAATCATGTGAAAAAACCTGATGCTTTATTAGTgtagtttaattttgttttatcagtaattttttgttgtaaatTTTTGTTCTGGGgtttaatatcataaataagATTACCATGGgaaatattagtgtagaaaacttattttcatttataaactttattttatcgTATTTGTATGAAACAGAGTTTTGTTACTTTCCAGGTACTTAGATCTGAGGCTAGCAACCAAAACGGGTGCAGACCAGTTCTTTTTCACTCATGGCATGTACGCAGATGAGATATCCAAACCACTTCAACAAGTGAAGGAATTTGTTGATCAACATCCTCATGAGGTAGGTTTTTAACTTTGACAACATGAGAATAttgtagcgtttaaactatcgtgagtgatttccgttatatataatatcttttacccagctatactcacgtgtttagacGACGTTGgcccaactagtttcgaacccatccggggtcctacATGAGAATAGATAGGTTGCCAGACacacgttttaaataaatatttaatttaaagaaaaggtgactgactgatctatcaacgcacatctgaaactactggacggatcgggctcaaatttgacatgcagatagctattataatgtagatatccgctaagaaaggatttttgaaaattcaacgcctaaggaggtgaaatagggtttcgaaattagtgtagtccacgcgtacgaagtcgcgagcataatcatTGTAAATTGTTTCAGGTAGTAATACTAGATTTCCAACATTTCTATGGATTCACCTCTGAGGATCATCAGAAGCTCATTAGATATGTGCTCAACTTATTTGGCCCACAGCTTATTCCAAGACGGCCCGATTTAAATGGTGTCACACTCAATTATTTACATAGATTACGACAACAGGTGATTTGACTTCTGTTCTGTAGCCATTTTACTTTACTACATTgtagctaattccgttgtacacaatctgtaaactaaactaaaatggcacgtctaaatctattgctatctcttaAATAATtctgcttgcggaaaaggatagcactagatttatacctgttaatttagtttagcttaaatattgtgtacaatagaatcgGCCCTTATTGGTAGGAACGAACGGCTTTCGAACCAGGTAGATTcaaattatttgaataataaattctATAATTCTATAATTTACTTCAGGTGATAGTTGTCTACCGACACCCATCAGTGCTTTCAACTGGGGAGTTCTGGCAACCGCAAATGCTGCCGTCCCCCTGGCCTCAGCAGGACAGCATCCGGGATCTGCTGGACTTCCTCAAGAACGTCAAGCGACATCCCGGCATGGGATTTGTACATCAAGCTGTTTTGACGCCTACACCCGGctttattatatttaggtaAGCAGATTTGGTATtttacggagttatgtgtgttttgaggaattaacaaattaaaaccggccaagtgcgagtgggaCTCCCGCACATGgcgttccgtaccatcgaacaattgattatttttttcatggctgctattttgaaattttattatttgttgtcatagcggcaacaaaaatatttcaactaACTAACATACAGCCCGTTGAAAGACAGACGCACGCACGGATAGCGGAGTCTTACGACGGTTACGCAcccatccgatccgagtccgtgaaaatacgttccgaagttgtccaaaaactatttgtatggtagcttatgacctATGAcgttgatattttttatatacgtattttcacggattctgATTGggtgagtgcgtgatcgctcatAGTTTGTTTTCGTTCCGTAGTGGTTCGTTGGctcccttcgggtatggaaccctaaaaagcaagttttacggtaaaggaaaacatcgtgaggaaacctgcatgcctgagagttctctatagtattctcaaagatgtgtgaagtctgctaatccgcacttagccaatGTGGTGGACTTTGACCCAAACCCGTCTCATTCTGAATAGAGACTGAGATTGAGATAAAGTTTTGAGTTTTACGACCTCGCTAGCGTAGTG of the Maniola hyperantus chromosome 19, iAphHyp1.2, whole genome shotgun sequence genome contains:
- the LOC117991527 gene encoding PI-PLC X domain-containing protein 3 isoform X2; its protein translation is MSENGSAQSIDLENWMRDLPEQLKSIPIIYLAIPGSHDSMTYGITRNNSLAPDAEPILKKLYPLFKGTILRWTITQAIDALQQLLIGIRYLDLRLATKTGADQFFFTHGMYADEISKPLQQVKEFVDQHPHEVVILDFQHFYGFTSEDHQKLIRYVLNLFGPQLIPRRPDLNGVTLNYLHRLRQQVIVVYRHPSVLSTGEFWQPQMLPSPWPQQDSIRDLLDFLKNVKRHPGMGFVHQAVLTPTPGFIIFRWISNLRERCAKPVKNEIYPKLSEFTPGRPVDQNGPTPVNVIIADFVEMDDAIFSKSVIQLNMKLIRNSDFITHSYG
- the LOC117991527 gene encoding PI-PLC X domain-containing protein 3 isoform X1 — translated: MRNMEIQIILLLVTGAIMSENGSAQSIDLENWMRDLPEQLKSIPIIYLAIPGSHDSMTYGITRNNSLAPDAEPILKKLYPLFKGTILRWTITQAIDALQQLLIGIRYLDLRLATKTGADQFFFTHGMYADEISKPLQQVKEFVDQHPHEVVILDFQHFYGFTSEDHQKLIRYVLNLFGPQLIPRRPDLNGVTLNYLHRLRQQVIVVYRHPSVLSTGEFWQPQMLPSPWPQQDSIRDLLDFLKNVKRHPGMGFVHQAVLTPTPGFIIFRWISNLRERCAKPVKNEIYPKLSEFTPGRPVDQNGPTPVNVIIADFVEMDDAIFSKSVIQLNMKLIRNSDFITHSYG